In Epinephelus fuscoguttatus linkage group LG15, E.fuscoguttatus.final_Chr_v1, a genomic segment contains:
- the rnf2 gene encoding E3 ubiquitin-protein ligase RING2 produces the protein MTQTVQTNGVQPLSKTWELSLYELQRTPQEAITDGLEIAVSPRSLHSELMCPICLDMLKNTMTTKECLHRFCADCIITALRSGNKECPTCRKKLVSKRSLRPDPNFDALISKIYPSRDEYEAHQERVLARISKHNNQQALSHSIEEGLKIQAMTRLQRGKRHTVENGSGAEDNGDSSHCSNASVHSNQEAGPSIKRTKTSDDSGLDMDNAAENGGGDSVIDGGASEIELVFRPHPTLMEKDDGHNSVEFVPRYIKTSGNATVDHLSKYLAVRLALEELRRNAEASPVNVEAASEKQYTIYIPTAGNQFTVLNGSFSLELVSEKYWKVNKPMELYFAPTKEHK, from the exons ATGACTCAGACAGTTCAGACCAATGGGGTTCAACCCCTCAGTAAGACCTGGGAGCTGAGTCTGTACGAACTACAGAGAACTCCACAG GAGGCTATAACAGATGGGTTGGAAATAGCAGTGTCGCCCAGGTCCTTGCACAGCGAACTCATGTGTCCTATCTGTCTGGACATGTTGAAGAACACAATGACAACCAAAGAATGTCTGCACCGCTTTTGCGCTGATTGTATCATCACAGCTTTAAGATCTGG TAATAAAGAGTGTCCTACCTGTCGCAAGAAGCTGGTGTCCAAGAGGTCGCTGCGTCCAGACCCTAATTTTGATGCCCTGATTA GCAAGATTTATCCCAGCCGCGATGAGTATGAAGCCCACCAAGAAAGAGTGTTGGCCCGCATTAGCAAACACAACAACCAGCAAGCCCTGTCCCACAGCATAGAGGAGGGGCTGAAGATACAGGCTATGACCAG ACTGCAGCGTGGTAAGAGACACACAGTGGAGAATGGTAGTGGAGCTGAGGACAATGGAGACTCCTCCCACTGTAGCAACGCTTCTGTCCACAGCAACCAG GAGGCAGGTCCAAGCATTAAGCGCACCAAGACGAGTGATGACAGTGGTTTGGACATGGATAATGCTGCTGAGAACGGGGGAGGGGATTCTGTGATCGACGGTGGTGCCAGCGAAATAGAACTGGTGTTCAGGCCACATCCCACCCTGATGGAGAAGGATGACGGTCACAACAG tgtgGAGTTTGTCCCTCGCTACATTAAGACGTCCGGTAATGCTACAGTGGATCACCTGTCTAAATACCTGGCCGTCAGactggctctggaggagctgagAAGAAATGCAGAGGCCAGTCCTGTTAATGTGGAGGCAGCTTCAGAGAAACAGTACACCATCTACATACCTACTGCTGGAAACCAGTTCACT